The Allocoprobacillus halotolerans nucleotide sequence AATTTCACCATTAAAGTATTCTTCAATTAAAATCGGTTCTTTATCAGGTATACATAAAGCCATTGCACAGACAAATCGTGCTCCTCTTTCTTTTCCTTTAACCGCATCAATAATATACTGATTCTTAATATCATAACTTGTGTCATGTCCCATAAAACGTGCTGAATAAATACCAGGCGCTCCATCCATCGCATCCACTTCTAAACCAGAATCATCAGCAAGAACTGGTTTATGAATGCAATCACAAATCGTTTGAGCTTTGATTAAAGCATTTTCTTGAAAAGTCTGCCCATTTTCTTCAATTTCTATATCTTCATCAAAAACATCTTTCAATGATTTCACTTCAATACCAATTGCATCCAACATCGCTTTGATTTCTTTTATTTTTCCTTCATTTGTTGAAGCTACAATAATCTCTTTCATTTTCATCACTCCATTTTTAAACTTTTTTCACTTGAGGTATTGGCATTTTTTGTCCTGTCCAAAATTCAAAGGATTCTGCTCCCTGATAAACAATCATACCTTCCCCATTCATATATTCAAGGCCTTTTTCACGAGCCATTTTTAGTAATTTTGTTTCTTGAGGGTTGTAAATAATATCTGCCACCTTTATATGTTGAGGTAAATAAGAAACATCTGGTATTAAACATCCCTCTTCATGAGGTGCCATTCCCACATTCGTTGTTTGAATCAAGGCATAGCTATCTTTCAAATCTTCTTTTAAACCTTGGATATCATTTAATGATTTCAATACAAGTGGACAATCACATTGGGCCTGAACTTGTTGAATCCAATCCTTATGACTGCGATTATAGATGACAATTTCTTTAGCGTATTGTGTTAAAGCCACAACGATTGCTCTGGCAGCACCACCTGCTCCTAAAACAACAACTTTTTGGTTTTGGAATTGCCAACCTTTTTCTTCACAAGCTTTCATAAAACCAATACCATCACTTATATGCCCAATCAATTTCCCATCCTTATTTTTAACTGTATTAACAGCTTGACATAACTTAGCTTGTAATGTCAATTCATCCAAGTAAGGTAAAATATCGACTTTATAGGGCATGGATACATTAAAACCTTTGATAGGCAATATTTTAGCACTTGTTATAAAATCTGATAAATGCTCCGGTTTCACTTCAAAAGCCAGATAAACATCATTGATTCCTAAATATTGAAATGCAGTATTGTGCATCATGGGTGAAAAAGAATGTTTAATAGGATCAGCCACAATGCCATAAAGTCCTGTATATCCTGTTATTGTATTCATCATTATCCTCCTTGATTTTTTTCTATTATATAGCAAGTTCTTAATAGACACAAAGAATTATTTTAAGAATATGAAAAAAAACAACCTTTTCTTTGATTTAGAGTATAATTAAGCTAAGGAGGTACATTTTATGATTAATCAATTAATTGTTAATGCTGATGATTTTGGTATGACACAAGCCAATACAATTGGAATATTAGTAGCTCACAAAGAAGGTATTGTGACTTCAACGACCTGTATGATGAATATGCCTTATGCCAAGTTTGCTTTAAAACAGGCACAACATTATCCTCAACTTGGAGTCGGTATTCATTTGGTTCTTACCGTTGGACGACCTCTTATTGATGGTGCTCACTCTTATACTGATGAAATGGGAAATTTTATTAGACCTAAGGATTATCCTGATGGAAAACCACATGGAGATGTTAATGAATTATATCGTGAATGGAAAGCACAGATTGAAAAATTCATTGAAATAGCCGGCCATAAACCTACACATATTGACTCTCATCACCATGTGCATTTACTCCCTTGGCATCAAGAAGTGGCAAAGGCCTTAGCCAAAGAATATGATTTACCTATTCGTCAACGCCATCAAATCATTGATACTTATCCATACATTCCAGTTTTTGATAAGATGTATGATGAAGATGTTAATTATCAATATGTAACAGAAGTTTTACAATCACATTCTGGAGCATTGGAACTGATGTGTCATCCTGCCTATCTTGATCAAAGACTCTATGATATGTCAAGTTACAATTTACCAAGAATGAAAGAGTTAGAATTTTTAACATCATCACAAATCAAATCATTTATCCAAGAAAATCATATAGAACTGATCAATTTCTCAAATTTACACGATAATTTTCAATAATTCGACATAAGAAGTCTTGCATTATTAGAAAATTATGTTAAAATAAGCTTGTCCGTAGAGATACGGATATGGTGAGGAAGAAGAGCGAGATGGAAGTTATTTGGTAGGAAGATGGAGATTGTAGTTGTATAATACATACCTTTCTAAAAAATAATAACCGAAAAGAGATTATAAGATAACTTATAATCTCTTTTTCTTTGCATAAAAAAATCAATTGGAACTATTTATCTTCCAACTGATTCAATATTCCTAAAACCGCTAAAAATAATCCTGGAATCATTAATCCCCAATACTCCATT carries:
- the aroE gene encoding shikimate dehydrogenase, producing MNTITGYTGLYGIVADPIKHSFSPMMHNTAFQYLGINDVYLAFEVKPEHLSDFITSAKILPIKGFNVSMPYKVDILPYLDELTLQAKLCQAVNTVKNKDGKLIGHISDGIGFMKACEEKGWQFQNQKVVVLGAGGAARAIVVALTQYAKEIVIYNRSHKDWIQQVQAQCDCPLVLKSLNDIQGLKEDLKDSYALIQTTNVGMAPHEEGCLIPDVSYLPQHIKVADIIYNPQETKLLKMAREKGLEYMNGEGMIVYQGAESFEFWTGQKMPIPQVKKV
- the chbG gene encoding chitin disaccharide deacetylase, producing MINQLIVNADDFGMTQANTIGILVAHKEGIVTSTTCMMNMPYAKFALKQAQHYPQLGVGIHLVLTVGRPLIDGAHSYTDEMGNFIRPKDYPDGKPHGDVNELYREWKAQIEKFIEIAGHKPTHIDSHHHVHLLPWHQEVAKALAKEYDLPIRQRHQIIDTYPYIPVFDKMYDEDVNYQYVTEVLQSHSGALELMCHPAYLDQRLYDMSSYNLPRMKELEFLTSSQIKSFIQENHIELINFSNLHDNFQ